The Stygiolobus azoricus genome window below encodes:
- the xerA gene encoding site-specific tyrosine recombinase/integron integrase: MKLQLGTADPYTQDPLNDFINALTISGATENTIRIYSIAIKDFLDYVRKDPREVTVSDVNNWIMNILRRDTRDKNNDVNDKRRKKTVTARLYTIAVIRFLKWLGKDVRPTIPRARRREVRALTEEQVNVLMNSLRKTRDKLIVSLLLDTGLRAKELLSVTVSDINLNNRSIIVRNTKNGEARVVFFTEKTAKLLSAYLQRNNLKPEDKLFKITYHALYRKLKRIGKKLGIDLRPHVLRHTFATNAIRKGVQLPIVQRLLGHKDIRTTQIYTHLVNEDVEQIYKKILG, translated from the coding sequence ATGAAGCTTCAGCTTGGCACTGCTGATCCTTATACACAAGACCCGCTTAACGACTTCATTAACGCTTTGACAATATCCGGTGCCACTGAAAACACCATTAGGATCTACTCTATAGCTATAAAGGACTTCCTAGATTATGTAAGGAAGGACCCGAGAGAAGTGACGGTTTCCGATGTTAACAACTGGATAATGAACATATTAAGACGGGACACAAGGGATAAGAATAATGACGTAAATGACAAAAGGAGGAAGAAAACTGTTACGGCAAGGCTCTATACGATTGCTGTTATTAGGTTCTTAAAATGGCTCGGAAAAGATGTCAGACCTACGATACCGAGGGCTAGGAGGCGTGAAGTAAGGGCTCTTACCGAGGAACAAGTAAATGTCCTTATGAACAGCCTCAGGAAGACTCGGGATAAGCTCATAGTCTCCTTACTACTCGATACTGGGTTACGTGCAAAGGAGTTACTATCAGTAACGGTGTCTGATATAAACCTCAATAACAGAAGTATAATAGTGAGGAACACTAAGAATGGAGAGGCTAGAGTTGTCTTCTTTACGGAGAAGACTGCCAAGCTCCTATCTGCTTATCTCCAGAGGAATAACTTGAAGCCGGAAGATAAACTATTTAAAATTACATACCACGCGTTGTATCGCAAGTTAAAAAGAATAGGTAAAAAACTAGGTATAGACCTTAGACCTCACGTGTTGAGGCATACTTTTGCCACTAACGCAATAAGGAAAGGAGTTCAATTACCGATAGTACAGAGATTACTTGGGCATAAGGACATTAGAACGACTCAAATATACACTCATTTAGTGAACGAAGACGTTGAGCAAATCTACAAAAAGATTTTGGGTTAA
- a CDS encoding radical SAM protein codes for MNRDVKALKWFFDTQILRDPFKPIYATFKVTSRCNLHCTFCSPAYYSGELGEAPTEVVKKIIDNMKDSSIVVLSFEGGEPTLRPDILELLEYAHDGSFYVMLTTNGYRLNDENFLTKLADRIDFLHYSIDEYHWNVKAFNTLCKFRQYGLKVNVQTVVTRFNINKLEEKVRKVHECKYKIVVLPAIDYPTSKVKLAPDPEELYKVLSDLKRKYGSTLNNSWGFIKALKGEQVSSRVTSYAITVYPNGDLPYPDDINGKVVGNLAKEKLNDILKKPIVKDLQQHMLANQAKFEYLHLQTSTFNSFRDLLSYAAEIAKWRFLGRS; via the coding sequence TTGAATAGGGATGTAAAAGCTCTAAAGTGGTTTTTCGACACTCAGATATTGAGAGACCCTTTTAAACCTATATACGCGACGTTCAAGGTTACGTCCCGCTGTAACCTTCACTGTACTTTTTGCTCACCAGCTTATTATTCAGGAGAGCTCGGGGAGGCCCCGACTGAAGTAGTTAAGAAGATAATAGACAACATGAAGGATTCATCAATTGTGGTATTGTCTTTCGAGGGAGGAGAACCTACTTTGAGACCGGATATTTTAGAGCTTCTTGAGTACGCACACGATGGTTCCTTTTATGTAATGTTAACCACTAACGGCTATAGGCTGAACGACGAGAATTTTCTGACTAAGTTAGCGGATAGAATAGACTTTCTACATTATTCTATTGATGAATACCATTGGAACGTAAAAGCTTTTAATACCCTGTGCAAGTTCAGGCAATACGGATTGAAAGTTAACGTCCAGACAGTTGTTACACGCTTTAATATAAATAAACTCGAGGAGAAGGTAAGAAAAGTACACGAGTGTAAGTATAAAATTGTCGTGTTACCAGCTATTGACTACCCAACATCTAAAGTTAAACTCGCTCCAGACCCGGAAGAGCTATACAAGGTTTTGTCAGACCTTAAGAGGAAATATGGATCTACATTAAACAATTCTTGGGGGTTCATAAAAGCGCTAAAAGGTGAACAAGTGTCTAGTAGAGTAACGAGCTACGCTATTACAGTATATCCGAATGGGGACTTACCGTATCCTGATGATATTAACGGAAAAGTAGTAGGAAATTTAGCAAAAGAAAAACTTAATGACATATTGAAAAAGCCTATTGTCAAAGATTTACAACAACACATGCTTGCAAATCAAGCTAAATTCGAGTATTTACATTTACAAACATCAACTTTTAACAGCTTTAGAGACTTGTTAAGTTATGCCGCTGAGATAGCTAAGTGGAGGTTCTTAGGGAGAAGCTAG
- a CDS encoding gamma carbonic anhydrase family protein, with product MPVEEYNGVKPRISPRSYIHPTAYIIGDVEIDDLTSVWHYVVIRGDNDSIRIGRETNIQENSSIHTDPSFKVEIGNRVSIGHNAVIHGAKIGSNVIIGIGAILLNGSKVGEYSIIGAGSVVTQGTEIPPYSVAVGVPAKVIRKVREDEIKLISDNAEEYLRHTRRFLKIE from the coding sequence ATGCCCGTTGAAGAATATAATGGAGTGAAACCGAGGATATCTCCCCGTTCTTATATACATCCTACAGCTTACATAATAGGAGATGTAGAGATTGACGATTTAACAAGTGTGTGGCATTACGTCGTTATTAGGGGAGATAATGACTCAATACGCATAGGTAGGGAGACTAATATTCAGGAGAACTCCTCTATTCACACAGATCCAAGTTTTAAAGTAGAGATCGGTAACAGAGTGAGTATAGGACATAACGCAGTAATACACGGAGCTAAAATAGGTTCCAACGTTATAATAGGAATAGGCGCTATTCTGCTTAATGGTTCTAAGGTAGGAGAGTATTCGATAATAGGTGCTGGTTCGGTAGTTACACAAGGTACGGAAATTCCACCGTATAGTGTTGCAGTTGGTGTACCGGCGAAAGTGATTAGGAAGGTAAGGGAAGACGAAATAAAGTTAATTAGTGATAATGCTGAAGAGTATTTAAGACACACAAGGAGGTTTTTAAAAATTGAATAG
- a CDS encoding RsmB/NOP family class I SAM-dependent RNA methyltransferase, whose translation MRKVYGTRLNELLNSLLVPNSRLYLRVNTLKISPEELEKELPFVKRDEDFEEAMYVEVRGPNKIAEHDTKVIVDKRTAESVMTGANAYKPGIKRVIGSGKEVTVISENGIPVAEGILTQEGMVKVTVSLYSAPQISEYEELRKGYFILQGKASMHVAHLLDPQPGEIIVDMTAYPGGKLTHVYQLQPKSRVIGFDHTVKKVEDLKRRLEMLNMREIEVYKADSRYLYEDFHIQNVDKVLIDPPCSALGLRPKIYDKKTKTDLLNLSAYQRQFLNSAYKILKRGGIVIYSTCTMTEIENEEIINDSKFEVEEIIRFHPIIHDMTGFFIAKLRKRE comes from the coding sequence TTGAGGAAGGTTTACGGAACTAGACTAAACGAACTATTAAACTCTTTGTTAGTCCCGAATTCTAGACTTTACTTAAGAGTAAATACACTAAAGATCTCACCAGAAGAGCTAGAGAAAGAACTACCCTTCGTGAAAAGAGATGAAGACTTTGAAGAGGCTATGTACGTTGAAGTAAGAGGGCCCAATAAAATAGCAGAACATGATACGAAAGTTATCGTTGACAAGAGGACTGCGGAGAGTGTCATGACGGGAGCAAACGCATACAAACCGGGGATTAAAAGAGTTATTGGGAGCGGGAAAGAAGTTACGGTTATAAGCGAAAACGGGATACCGGTGGCTGAGGGTATTCTAACCCAAGAGGGAATGGTAAAAGTTACGGTATCGTTATATTCAGCTCCCCAAATTTCCGAATATGAAGAACTTAGAAAAGGTTATTTTATACTACAAGGAAAGGCATCGATGCACGTGGCCCATCTACTAGATCCTCAGCCGGGCGAGATCATAGTAGACATGACTGCTTACCCGGGTGGTAAGTTAACTCACGTATATCAACTACAGCCAAAGAGTAGAGTAATCGGGTTTGACCATACCGTAAAAAAGGTAGAGGATCTAAAAAGGAGACTGGAAATGCTCAATATGAGAGAAATAGAGGTGTACAAGGCAGACTCCCGTTATCTTTACGAGGACTTCCATATACAAAACGTGGATAAGGTGTTAATAGACCCTCCATGTTCAGCTTTGGGTTTGAGGCCTAAAATTTACGATAAGAAGACAAAGACTGACCTTCTGAATTTAAGTGCATATCAGAGACAATTCCTTAACTCTGCGTATAAGATTCTGAAAAGGGGAGGAATAGTCATATACTCCACGTGTACCATGACGGAAATCGAGAATGAAGAAATTATAAACGACTCCAAGTTTGAGGTAGAAGAGATTATAAGATTTCACCCGATAATCCATGACATGACTGGATTTTTTATAGCCAAATTAAGAAAGAGAGAATGA
- a CDS encoding beta-ribofuranosylaminobenzene 5'-phosphate synthase family protein: MIKIIGLSRIHVTLLDLEGKYGRIDGGVGVALKHPKIVVRDGNCYQKTDFTLPYPIPGYCIDEDYEEHVGLGHTTQFRLALAKLSAEYNLKNVDVVDLAKAVGRGGTSGIGVYAFKYGGFIVDGGHSVKIKKQVAPSDFSTAPPPPLIARFDFPWYIYVNIPNKGRKIFGKEELDAFKREVKGIDELVRVVFMKLVPSVAERDLSEVLDSIKLIQNLGFKRIEVSLQTDEVRELMKKLELKGFPAGISSFGPAVYTFVSSRSEGEELVSYFGGFLTEPNNEGAKVVWSKD, translated from the coding sequence ATGATAAAAATTATTGGGTTATCCAGAATACATGTAACTCTTCTGGACTTAGAGGGAAAGTATGGAAGAATAGATGGAGGAGTTGGAGTCGCTTTAAAACACCCAAAAATAGTAGTTAGGGACGGAAATTGCTACCAGAAAACAGATTTTACTTTACCATATCCCATCCCGGGATATTGTATAGATGAGGATTACGAAGAGCATGTAGGTTTAGGACATACCACACAGTTCAGACTAGCTTTAGCTAAATTATCCGCTGAATACAACCTGAAAAACGTTGATGTTGTAGACCTTGCAAAAGCTGTTGGAAGAGGTGGTACATCTGGCATAGGAGTTTACGCATTTAAGTACGGCGGGTTCATCGTGGACGGTGGACATTCAGTAAAGATAAAAAAACAAGTTGCTCCATCCGACTTTTCTACCGCTCCTCCTCCTCCGCTTATCGCGAGATTTGACTTTCCTTGGTACATTTACGTGAATATACCGAATAAAGGGAGAAAAATCTTCGGAAAGGAAGAACTTGATGCATTTAAGAGGGAAGTCAAAGGAATTGATGAACTAGTCAGAGTAGTGTTTATGAAGCTCGTTCCATCTGTAGCCGAAAGGGACTTAAGCGAAGTTTTAGATAGTATCAAGCTTATCCAGAACCTAGGCTTTAAGAGAATAGAAGTATCTTTACAAACTGATGAGGTAAGGGAATTAATGAAAAAGTTGGAGCTAAAAGGATTTCCTGCAGGAATTTCGTCCTTCGGACCTGCTGTATATACGTTCGTAAGCTCTAGATCAGAAGGAGAAGAATTGGTCTCTTATTTCGGGGGTTTCCTCACCGAACCAAATAACGAGGGGGCAAAAGTAGTTTGGTCGAAAGATTAG
- a CDS encoding class I adenylate-forming enzyme family protein encodes MSIAQLVYKWYKEKPSQVFLIEGDNKLTYEQAGKEIAKRASSLHVGDTVVHLMFNSVESTLTYLAAFWAGAKVVSVDPLTSAEDLRFILEDTNPDVIVADKEIIEREKKVLEGYKVIESLQKNEVFNQPYEYREDEVGLVYYYAGIAGRTMQVLHSAKRMELNALSLYKASKLKEIRGVLSVPLAHVLGNSVLGVVLEAGGNLYIMRKFNANEMVEAIHKYSINYLSTVPMVYDALNELERADLSSLELCVSTAAPLFPTTVNKFKEKYGKKIVQQYGFTEGFVLTFQPQEYADVISIGKPLPEVDIKIVKDDGKDAKPGEVGELWVKAPWLMLGYKNPEETAKVFVDGWLKTGDLVTSDEKGLLYFRGVKKRMIKYKGYPIFPRDLELILKSHPLVIDAKVVGEDAGNAGQQPVGKVIVKEKRPGIEDELLNYVNTKVAFYKRLKRIDIVDSLE; translated from the coding sequence ATGAGCATAGCTCAGCTAGTTTATAAATGGTATAAAGAAAAACCAAGTCAAGTATTTCTGATCGAGGGGGATAATAAATTAACCTATGAACAAGCCGGAAAAGAGATAGCTAAAAGGGCTTCCTCACTCCACGTAGGAGATACGGTAGTCCATCTGATGTTCAATTCAGTGGAATCAACCTTAACATATTTAGCAGCGTTTTGGGCTGGAGCTAAAGTAGTATCTGTAGATCCATTAACTTCCGCTGAAGACTTAAGGTTTATACTGGAGGACACAAACCCAGACGTAATTGTAGCTGATAAGGAGATTATTGAAAGAGAGAAAAAGGTGTTAGAAGGGTACAAGGTCATAGAATCGCTTCAGAAAAACGAGGTGTTTAACCAGCCCTATGAATACAGAGAGGATGAAGTAGGTTTAGTCTACTATTATGCAGGGATAGCAGGTAGGACGATGCAGGTCTTACACAGTGCTAAAAGGATGGAACTTAACGCATTGTCCTTATATAAGGCTTCGAAACTTAAGGAGATTAGAGGTGTTTTATCAGTACCCTTAGCTCATGTTTTGGGCAATAGTGTCTTAGGTGTAGTTCTGGAAGCTGGAGGTAACTTGTATATAATGCGTAAGTTTAACGCAAACGAGATGGTGGAAGCTATTCACAAATACTCTATAAATTACTTATCAACAGTCCCTATGGTTTATGATGCATTGAACGAGCTAGAAAGAGCCGATTTAAGTAGCCTTGAGCTCTGTGTAAGCACTGCTGCCCCATTATTCCCTACTACCGTCAATAAGTTCAAGGAAAAGTACGGAAAAAAGATAGTACAGCAATACGGATTTACCGAAGGGTTCGTGTTGACATTTCAACCTCAGGAATACGCTGACGTAATCAGTATAGGAAAGCCTCTGCCTGAGGTGGACATTAAAATAGTTAAAGACGACGGTAAGGATGCTAAACCCGGTGAAGTAGGAGAACTTTGGGTCAAAGCCCCTTGGCTAATGCTAGGGTATAAAAACCCTGAAGAGACTGCAAAAGTGTTCGTGGATGGTTGGTTAAAGACCGGGGATTTAGTGACCTCCGATGAAAAAGGTCTACTCTACTTCAGGGGAGTTAAGAAGAGGATGATCAAGTATAAGGGTTATCCGATATTCCCGAGGGATCTAGAGCTCATTTTGAAATCTCATCCCTTGGTGATAGACGCTAAGGTGGTTGGTGAAGATGCTGGAAATGCTGGACAACAGCCGGTAGGAAAAGTCATAGTAAAGGAAAAGAGGCCAGGCATTGAGGACGAATTACTTAATTACGTTAATACTAAAGTAGCATTTTATAAGAGACTCAAAAGAATAGATATAGTGGATAGCCTTGAGTGA
- the trxA gene encoding thioredoxin: protein MSEIEDLVKELSKRLEERAKNVINPQEVTVTITDTNIDDVIAKNNVVFIDCWAPWCAPCHLYEPIFKKIAEKYKDKAVFGRLNVDENPKTADKYGVMNIPTTLIFVKGKLVDQIVGAVEEEMLEEYVRKYTNA, encoded by the coding sequence TTGAGTGAGATTGAAGATTTAGTAAAAGAACTTTCAAAGAGACTAGAAGAAAGAGCTAAGAACGTTATTAATCCACAAGAGGTTACAGTCACTATTACGGACACAAACATCGATGACGTGATTGCTAAAAATAACGTAGTCTTCATAGACTGCTGGGCACCTTGGTGTGCTCCTTGTCATTTATACGAGCCTATATTCAAGAAGATTGCTGAAAAATACAAGGATAAAGCAGTGTTCGGCAGGCTAAATGTAGACGAGAACCCCAAGACTGCGGATAAGTACGGGGTTATGAATATACCTACTACACTGATTTTCGTGAAAGGTAAATTAGTAGATCAAATAGTAGGTGCTGTAGAGGAGGAGATGTTAGAGGAGTATGTGAGGAAATATACCAATGCTTGA
- a CDS encoding ATP-binding cassette domain-containing protein, with amino-acid sequence MLEAKVRKKIQNFTLDSEIKDDSRVIAIFGKNGSGKSTFLKIIAGFLEPDNGYVKVDGEDITKYPPWKRKMVLVTPESFLPNTRVKNHLLWGIKDKKKLDEALEDERIKFLLSFNDHVYKQKTKELSLGMRQRLSLVTAILSNPRYILVDEAFSNINNKRDFIQEYFQLARERNINIVFVSQDLSDADFAERSYKMENGVLKMMS; translated from the coding sequence ATGCTTGAAGCTAAGGTAAGGAAAAAAATTCAAAATTTTACTCTAGATAGCGAGATAAAAGATGATAGTAGGGTCATAGCTATATTCGGAAAAAACGGGAGCGGCAAATCTACTTTTTTAAAAATAATTGCAGGATTTCTAGAACCTGATAACGGTTATGTGAAGGTTGATGGAGAAGATATAACTAAATATCCACCGTGGAAAAGGAAAATGGTTCTAGTCACACCTGAAAGTTTTCTGCCCAACACTAGGGTGAAAAACCATTTACTTTGGGGTATAAAAGATAAGAAAAAGTTAGATGAGGCACTAGAAGACGAGAGAATTAAGTTTTTACTGTCTTTTAACGACCACGTATACAAGCAAAAAACTAAGGAGTTAAGTCTCGGGATGAGGCAGAGACTCTCCTTAGTTACCGCGATTTTATCAAATCCAAGATATATATTAGTGGACGAGGCATTTTCTAATATTAATAATAAAAGGGATTTTATACAAGAATATTTTCAGTTGGCGAGGGAGAGAAATATAAATATTGTTTTTGTTTCCCAAGATCTTTCTGATGCGGATTTCGCGGAGAGAAGTTATAAAATGGAAAACGGTGTTTTAAAAATGATGAGCTAA
- the glnA gene encoding type I glutamate--ammonia ligase — protein sequence MPELPKTPSEALEFLKKNNIKWVDLQFTDLPGRLQHITIPASEFTEESFKTGFGKLDGSSIKGFTTIYESDMVLRPVASTMALIPWTPGVARVITEVHWGGGRGRFERDPRNIAETAEKHQENEGYVSFFGPELEFFIFDKVELDAALPQSGTGYKVYAREAPWSKNGSFIIRYKEGYYPAPPVDQVMDIRLEAINTLVDYFGFYIEATHHEVATAGQGEIDFRFSTMVDTADKVQTLKYVLKNVAAKHGMVATFMPKPIYGDNGTGMHTHFSLWTKDGKKNLMYDPNDEYAELSQIGRYIVGGLLEHGRALSAIVSPTTNSYRRLIPGFEAPVYLVWSKSNRSAAIRIPAYYKGMEKAKRLEYRPPDPSSNPYLGFAAMLMAALDGIKKKTDPGDPIDENIYHMSEEKKKQLKIKELPRSLDEALDELESDNEFLKPVFNSSILSAYIDLKREEARVLQQYPHPMEIYYYLDV from the coding sequence ATGCCAGAACTACCAAAAACACCCTCCGAAGCACTTGAATTCTTAAAGAAGAATAATATAAAATGGGTAGACCTACAGTTTACAGATCTACCTGGAAGACTACAGCATATAACCATTCCTGCATCAGAGTTTACTGAGGAGTCCTTCAAGACTGGATTCGGTAAGCTAGATGGAAGTAGTATAAAAGGCTTTACTACAATTTACGAAAGTGATATGGTTTTGAGGCCGGTTGCTTCTACAATGGCACTAATACCGTGGACACCTGGTGTAGCTAGAGTTATTACTGAAGTTCATTGGGGTGGCGGTAGGGGAAGATTTGAAAGAGATCCGAGAAATATTGCTGAAACTGCTGAGAAACACCAAGAGAACGAGGGATATGTAAGCTTCTTTGGTCCTGAGCTAGAATTTTTCATATTTGATAAAGTAGAGCTTGATGCTGCGTTACCTCAGAGTGGAACAGGTTACAAAGTATATGCTAGAGAAGCTCCTTGGTCTAAAAACGGAAGTTTTATAATAAGGTATAAAGAAGGATATTACCCAGCTCCACCGGTTGATCAAGTAATGGATATAAGGCTAGAAGCTATAAACACGTTAGTAGATTACTTCGGATTCTATATCGAGGCTACACATCATGAAGTAGCTACAGCTGGACAAGGAGAAATAGATTTCAGATTCTCTACAATGGTAGATACAGCTGACAAAGTACAAACACTAAAGTACGTCCTTAAGAACGTAGCTGCTAAGCACGGCATGGTAGCAACATTCATGCCCAAACCCATTTATGGTGATAACGGAACCGGAATGCACACACACTTTAGCCTATGGACTAAGGATGGAAAGAAGAATTTGATGTATGATCCTAATGACGAGTATGCAGAATTAAGCCAGATAGGTAGGTATATTGTAGGTGGATTATTAGAACATGGAAGAGCGTTATCGGCAATAGTGTCTCCTACAACTAATAGTTACAGAAGACTAATCCCAGGCTTTGAAGCTCCAGTATACTTAGTGTGGAGCAAGTCTAATAGAAGCGCAGCAATTAGAATTCCAGCTTACTATAAAGGAATGGAGAAGGCAAAGAGACTCGAATACAGACCTCCAGATCCGTCCTCTAATCCTTACTTAGGATTTGCTGCTATGTTGATGGCTGCTTTAGATGGGATCAAGAAGAAGACTGACCCAGGTGATCCAATAGACGAGAACATATACCATATGAGCGAGGAAAAGAAGAAGCAGTTGAAGATTAAAGAACTACCTAGATCATTAGATGAAGCATTAGATGAGTTAGAGAGTGATAATGAATTCCTTAAGCCTGTATTTAATTCATCAATACTTAGTGCTTACATAGATCTAAAGAGAGAAGAAGCAAGGGTACTGCAACAATATCCACACCCAATGGAAATATACTATTACTTAGATGTCTAA
- a CDS encoding DUF7343 domain-containing protein, which produces MSNDNKITTHNNNSYSLILELIRKYGELKQSDLVNLSGISKSRVSEILTELEKKGIIERKKLAGRNLIVRLSSRKFLTLGIIKAAEYPFIIPFIKLLKDRGYSVDVKVYNNGLEVTKDLSMGKLDMALSPVVTQLLFQKIFNNFKIIAGGAKGGGAILGEPSCNYIATTSLSSMEFWSLLYDPEASLIEFSSPEDMINAMRKKEVKKLSIWEPYVTILSNEGFRIIHRFEPLHCCTLAIRNGLDSEYFKEIYEQAFTSFLHNKDRWIQDYSSIVNIDYPVLKKSVENYVFDPYLDLNEIRRNMRKSGILLP; this is translated from the coding sequence ATGAGTAACGATAATAAAATTACTACTCATAACAATAATAGTTACTCATTAATTCTAGAGCTTATAAGAAAATACGGAGAGTTAAAACAATCTGACCTTGTTAATTTATCAGGTATTTCAAAAAGCAGGGTCTCGGAAATATTAACAGAACTTGAGAAAAAAGGAATAATAGAAAGAAAGAAGCTAGCTGGAAGAAACCTTATAGTCAGACTCTCCTCCAGAAAATTTCTAACATTAGGTATCATAAAGGCTGCTGAATACCCCTTCATCATCCCCTTCATAAAACTTTTAAAAGACAGAGGTTATAGCGTAGATGTCAAAGTCTACAATAATGGATTGGAAGTGACTAAAGACCTTTCTATGGGAAAGCTCGATATGGCATTGTCACCCGTAGTGACGCAACTCCTATTTCAGAAAATTTTCAATAACTTCAAGATCATTGCAGGAGGTGCTAAAGGCGGAGGAGCTATATTGGGGGAGCCCTCTTGCAATTACATAGCAACAACATCGTTATCAAGCATGGAGTTCTGGTCTCTATTATATGATCCTGAAGCTTCTCTCATAGAGTTCTCTAGTCCTGAAGATATGATAAACGCTATGAGAAAGAAGGAAGTTAAAAAGTTGTCTATTTGGGAGCCTTACGTAACAATCCTTTCCAATGAAGGTTTCAGGATAATTCATAGATTTGAACCACTTCATTGCTGTACGTTAGCTATTAGAAACGGATTAGACTCGGAATATTTCAAAGAGATATATGAGCAAGCTTTTACCTCTTTCTTGCACAATAAGGACAGATGGATACAAGATTACTCCTCGATAGTTAACATTGACTATCCAGTACTAAAGAAATCTGTAGAAAATTACGTATTCGACCCTTATTTAGACTTAAATGAGATAAGAAGAAATATGAGAAAAAGTGGTATATTATTGCCTTAG
- the folE gene encoding GTP cyclohydrolase I, which translates to MEETLDQEKLVEEIAKRVREIIELLGENPDREGLRETPIRVAKALLEMTSGIRSPQPNIKVFSLKENGGSSEEDQIVLVKNVSFSSLCEHHMLPFIGKIHVAYIVGQSRKVAGFSKIIRIVNYYASRLQIQERLVEQVADAIMSSDIEPKGVMVIGDAIHMCAYVRGVKDKEATLTSVATRGVFKNNASLRNYVFRLLETPKRSTLL; encoded by the coding sequence ATGGAAGAAACACTTGACCAAGAGAAATTAGTTGAAGAAATTGCAAAAAGAGTTAGAGAAATAATAGAGTTATTAGGCGAAAACCCGGATAGGGAAGGACTTAGGGAAACGCCTATAAGAGTAGCTAAGGCGTTGCTAGAAATGACTTCCGGCATTAGATCTCCTCAACCTAACATTAAAGTCTTTTCACTAAAAGAAAACGGAGGAAGTAGCGAAGAGGATCAAATAGTATTGGTAAAGAACGTGTCTTTTTCTTCATTATGCGAACATCATATGTTACCTTTCATAGGTAAAATTCATGTAGCGTATATTGTAGGGCAGAGCAGAAAAGTTGCCGGATTCAGCAAAATCATAAGGATAGTTAATTATTACGCGTCGAGACTACAGATTCAAGAGAGATTAGTTGAGCAAGTTGCAGATGCGATTATGTCCAGTGATATAGAGCCTAAGGGAGTGATGGTTATAGGAGATGCAATACATATGTGTGCTTACGTGAGGGGGGTAAAGGATAAAGAAGCGACCTTAACATCAGTAGCCACTAGAGGAGTGTTTAAGAACAACGCTTCGTTAAGAAACTACGTATTCAGGCTATTAGAAACGCCAAAGAGATCAACTTTATTATAG